One window from the genome of Pedobacter schmidteae encodes:
- a CDS encoding urocanate hydratase, with product MDFKAQILQGIPDILPEKKPYDHSISHAPVRKDILTSDEKKLSLRNALRYFPQEWHGELAIEFLKELKTYGRIYMYRFRPDYAMYARPVAEYPAQSQHAACIMLMIQNNLDPAIAQHPHELITYGGNGGVFQNWAQYLLTMKYLATMSDEQTLNMYSGHPQGLFPSSPAAPRVVVTNGMMIPNYSSPDDLEKYSALGVTQYGQMTAGSYMYIGPQGIVHGTTITLMNAFRKKLDSSESPEGKIFLTAGLGGMSGAQPKAGNITGCITVCAEINPDAARKRHAQGWVDELIEDLDTLVTRIKVARIAKETVSLAFIGNVVAVWEHFDKEGVFVQIGSDQTSLHNPWSGGYYPVGLTYQESNEMMAADPELFKTYVKASLIRHADAVNAHVAKGTYFFDYGNAFLLECSRAGADVMAANGIDFKYPSYVEDILGPMCFDYGFGPFRWVCTSGNPEDLKTTDRLAMEVLLEIKVVAPVEIQQQLQDNVTWIKEADANKLVVGSQARILYADAEGRAKIAERFNEAVKTGLLSAPVVLGRDHHDVSGTDSPFRETSNVYDGSRFTADMAIHNVIGDSFRGATWVSIHNGGGVGWGEVINGGFGMVLDGTDAAAGKLKNMLFFDVNNGIARRSWARNKEARFAISREMERTAALNVTLPYIVKDELLDNLF from the coding sequence ATGGATTTCAAAGCACAAATATTACAGGGAATTCCGGATATTTTACCAGAAAAAAAGCCATATGATCACAGCATTAGCCATGCTCCGGTAAGAAAGGATATATTAACCAGCGACGAGAAGAAACTGAGCTTGCGCAATGCCTTGCGTTATTTTCCGCAGGAATGGCATGGTGAACTGGCCATCGAATTTCTGAAAGAGTTAAAAACATACGGGCGGATTTATATGTATCGTTTCAGACCGGATTATGCGATGTATGCCCGGCCAGTAGCGGAGTATCCGGCTCAAAGTCAGCATGCCGCCTGTATCATGCTTATGATCCAAAATAATCTGGATCCGGCGATTGCTCAACATCCACATGAACTCATTACCTATGGCGGAAACGGTGGTGTTTTTCAAAACTGGGCACAGTATTTACTGACCATGAAATATCTGGCTACGATGTCAGATGAACAGACGCTAAATATGTATAGCGGACACCCGCAGGGATTGTTTCCTTCTTCTCCTGCTGCGCCACGTGTGGTGGTCACCAACGGAATGATGATCCCGAACTATTCTTCGCCCGACGATCTGGAGAAATATAGTGCATTGGGAGTTACGCAATATGGACAAATGACTGCGGGTTCTTATATGTATATAGGTCCGCAGGGAATTGTACATGGTACTACCATTACTTTGATGAATGCTTTCAGAAAGAAATTGGATTCATCAGAAAGTCCAGAAGGAAAGATTTTTCTGACTGCCGGATTAGGTGGAATGAGCGGTGCTCAGCCCAAGGCAGGTAATATTACCGGTTGTATCACTGTATGTGCGGAAATCAATCCTGATGCTGCCCGTAAAAGACATGCACAGGGCTGGGTTGATGAGTTGATTGAGGATTTGGATACATTGGTGACCAGGATAAAAGTAGCCCGGATTGCAAAGGAAACCGTATCGCTTGCCTTTATCGGGAATGTTGTGGCGGTATGGGAGCATTTTGACAAGGAGGGGGTTTTTGTTCAGATTGGGTCAGATCAAACTTCCTTACATAATCCTTGGTCTGGCGGATATTATCCGGTAGGGCTTACTTATCAGGAGTCAAATGAGATGATGGCTGCAGATCCGGAACTTTTTAAAACCTATGTGAAAGCTTCGCTGATACGACATGCCGATGCAGTGAATGCACATGTGGCCAAGGGGACTTATTTCTTCGATTATGGTAATGCTTTTCTGCTGGAGTGTAGCAGGGCGGGGGCAGATGTAATGGCTGCTAATGGCATAGATTTTAAATATCCTTCGTACGTAGAAGATATATTGGGGCCAATGTGTTTTGATTATGGTTTTGGTCCTTTCAGATGGGTTTGTACTTCAGGTAATCCAGAAGATTTAAAAACAACCGATAGGTTAGCGATGGAAGTGTTGTTGGAAATTAAAGTGGTTGCGCCGGTTGAAATACAACAGCAACTTCAGGATAATGTAACCTGGATTAAAGAGGCCGACGCCAATAAACTGGTCGTGGGTTCTCAGGCCAGGATATTGTATGCAGATGCCGAAGGCCGTGCTAAAATTGCCGAACGCTTTAATGAGGCGGTCAAAACAGGATTATTGTCTGCACCGGTTGTATTGGGTAGAGATCATCACGATGTAAGTGGTACAGATTCTCCTTTTAGGGAAACGAGTAATGTATATGATGGAAGCCGCTTTACGGCAGACATGGCCATTCATAATGTGATTGGTGATAGTTTTAGAGGGGCAACCTGGGTGTCTATCCACAATGGCGGTGGTGTAGGCTGGGGAGAGGTAATTAACGGAGGCTTCGGAATGGTGCTTGACGGTACTGATGCTGCCGCTGGAAAGCTAAAAAATATGCTGTTTTTTGATGTCAATAACGGGATAGCCAGACGAAGCTGGGCGAGGAATAAAGAAGCAAGATTTGCCATTTCCAGAGAGATGGAGCGGACGGCTGCATTAAACGTTACCCTGCCGTATATAGTTAAGGATGAATTACTGGATAATTTGTTTTAA
- a CDS encoding helix-turn-helix transcriptional regulator yields MKARRDVFQAIADPTRREILGLLAAQTLTLNGIAENFQISQPAISKHMRILTECGLVSITPNGREKLCEAKLDQLNEVTGWVEQSKKLWNHRFEKLDHYLVELQTKNQNDGIK; encoded by the coding sequence ATGAAAGCACGAAGAGATGTATTCCAAGCCATTGCCGACCCAACCCGAAGGGAAATACTTGGGTTATTGGCAGCACAAACACTAACGTTGAATGGGATTGCCGAAAATTTTCAGATCAGTCAGCCTGCGATTTCTAAACATATGCGGATTTTAACAGAATGTGGATTGGTTTCTATTACTCCAAATGGACGCGAAAAGTTATGCGAAGCGAAGTTAGATCAGTTGAATGAAGTGACAGGCTGGGTTGAGCAATCTAAAAAATTATGGAACCACAGATTTGAAAAATTAGATCATTATTTAGTTGAATTACAAACCAAAAACCAGAACGATGGAATCAAATAA
- the hutH gene encoding histidine ammonia-lyase has protein sequence MSVHQIFNYGSDFLTAGKALAISRGVIKGVLSPDTRQKINKSSAVVEKIALSDKAVYGINTGFGPLCTSMISAEDTRKLQENILKSHAVGVGEAIDEEISKLMLVLKLQALAKGYSGIQEATLDRMIWHLETGVIPMVPKQGSVGASGDLAPLSHLFLPLIGLGKVHYKGKVTATAELLKKHGLEPIKLGAKEGLALINGTQFIAAHAVQVVARFHNVLATADITAAMMLEGLMGSAKPFDEQLHQLRPYSGNQHVAANIRNLLAGSEIVESHLDCAKVQDPYSLRCIPQVHGASRNAWLHLKDTLEIEINSVTDNPVIFSEDRTISGGNFHGQPIAMPLDYACLAASEIGNISDRRIYLALEGNTAGVPKLLMRETGLNSGFMILQYTSAALASENKGLCFPASADSIPTSLGQEDHVSMGSISGRKALQVIENVERILGIELFCAAQAMDYHAPLKSGKMITEVHNFVRSKIEHLEKDQIMYEMMEKAIEMVQDGTILQLANEVAAKSHVANTTEYSNRFESF, from the coding sequence ATGAGTGTTCATCAGATTTTTAATTACGGTTCAGATTTTCTTACAGCTGGTAAAGCATTGGCTATCAGTAGAGGAGTGATAAAGGGTGTTTTAAGCCCTGATACCCGTCAAAAGATAAATAAAAGTAGTGCGGTTGTAGAAAAAATAGCACTTTCGGATAAGGCGGTGTATGGCATCAATACCGGTTTCGGTCCTTTATGTACTTCCATGATCTCGGCAGAGGATACCAGGAAACTTCAGGAAAATATTCTTAAAAGCCACGCTGTTGGTGTCGGGGAAGCTATTGATGAAGAAATTTCAAAATTGATGCTGGTTCTGAAATTACAGGCCCTGGCCAAGGGATATTCAGGAATTCAGGAAGCAACGCTTGACAGGATGATCTGGCATCTGGAGACAGGGGTAATACCTATGGTGCCTAAACAAGGTTCAGTAGGTGCCTCGGGTGATCTGGCTCCTTTGTCGCATCTTTTTCTTCCATTGATTGGACTGGGGAAAGTTCATTACAAAGGAAAGGTAACGGCTACTGCCGAGCTTTTAAAAAAACATGGACTTGAGCCGATTAAATTGGGTGCAAAAGAAGGTCTCGCTTTAATTAATGGTACCCAGTTTATTGCCGCACATGCAGTACAGGTGGTGGCACGTTTTCACAATGTATTGGCCACAGCCGATATCACTGCAGCTATGATGTTGGAAGGTTTAATGGGATCGGCAAAACCTTTTGATGAGCAATTACATCAGCTAAGACCCTATTCTGGAAATCAGCATGTAGCAGCCAATATCAGGAACCTTTTGGCAGGATCGGAGATTGTAGAATCGCATTTGGATTGTGCGAAAGTGCAGGACCCTTACTCTTTGCGTTGTATTCCACAAGTACATGGCGCGTCGCGCAATGCCTGGTTGCACTTGAAAGATACCCTTGAAATAGAGATCAATTCGGTTACTGATAATCCGGTAATATTTAGTGAAGACCGGACCATTAGTGGTGGTAATTTTCACGGACAGCCTATTGCAATGCCTTTGGATTATGCTTGTCTGGCTGCTTCAGAAATTGGGAATATATCCGACCGAAGGATTTATCTTGCGCTGGAAGGTAATACAGCTGGCGTACCGAAACTGTTGATGAGGGAAACTGGTTTGAATTCAGGCTTTATGATTTTACAATATACATCAGCCGCTTTGGCCAGCGAAAATAAAGGACTTTGTTTTCCGGCAAGTGCCGATAGTATCCCAACTTCTTTGGGGCAGGAAGATCATGTGAGTATGGGGTCTATCAGTGGACGAAAAGCCTTGCAGGTAATTGAAAATGTAGAAAGGATTTTGGGAATTGAACTTTTTTGTGCGGCACAGGCCATGGATTATCATGCTCCCTTAAAATCAGGTAAAATGATCACTGAGGTCCACAATTTCGTCCGTTCAAAAATTGAGCACCTGGAGAAAGACCAGATCATGTACGAGATGATGGAAAAGGCGATAGAAATGGTACAGGATGGAACCATCTTACAGCTGGCAAATGAAGTAGCGGCAAAAAGCCATGTAGCCAATACTACAGAATATTCTAACAGATTTGAAAGTTTTTAA
- a CDS encoding M48 family metallopeptidase: MDILYTVDEKYLQAIEELNYGELPKALHLFNEIINADPEYARAYYQLGCFYYYQFKNYQTAGYYFKKCIELEAEFPDVYIHYLDLLITLKMYQSVGPVSEKALALPGVCKAEIYGRLGLNAEIQQDFVLAKEQYKLAVLAAASEADHNLFKDHLKRVDDKLHANKKMVYAYQS; this comes from the coding sequence ATGGACATTTTATATACTGTAGATGAAAAATATCTGCAGGCAATAGAGGAACTTAATTATGGGGAGCTACCTAAAGCCCTTCATTTATTTAATGAGATTATCAATGCCGATCCCGAATATGCGAGAGCCTATTACCAGTTAGGATGCTTTTATTATTATCAGTTTAAAAACTATCAGACCGCTGGTTATTATTTTAAGAAATGCATCGAGTTGGAAGCCGAATTTCCAGATGTATATATACATTATTTAGATCTGTTGATTACATTAAAGATGTATCAATCAGTGGGACCGGTATCTGAAAAAGCACTAGCGCTGCCAGGGGTGTGTAAGGCCGAAATTTATGGTCGACTCGGTCTGAATGCTGAAATACAGCAAGATTTTGTGCTGGCAAAAGAACAATACAAACTGGCAGTATTGGCTGCAGCAAGTGAGGCAGACCACAATCTGTTTAAAGATCATTTAAAGCGTGTAGATGATAAGTTGCATGCTAATAAAAAGATGGTTTATGCCTATCAAAGCTAA
- a CDS encoding SRPBCC domain-containing protein — MESNKIQTEKELYITHLFNAPRELVFQAWTDPEQLKHWYAPDGCTIEFKSVDARQGGTFHSCIHDPVHGECWIKGVYKEVTFPEKLVFSMILSNEKGEDIGSAAAGKPEDWPQEILTTVMLVAVGAQTKLSIHQTVPEASAKESGAYQSWIKMLNKLETLMENA; from the coding sequence ATGGAATCAAATAAAATTCAAACAGAAAAAGAGCTCTACATTACACACCTCTTTAATGCACCCAGGGAGCTTGTTTTTCAAGCCTGGACAGACCCAGAGCAATTGAAACACTGGTATGCACCCGACGGCTGTACCATAGAATTTAAATCGGTAGATGCGAGGCAAGGCGGAACTTTTCATTCCTGTATTCATGATCCCGTGCATGGCGAATGCTGGATAAAAGGAGTTTATAAAGAAGTTACTTTCCCTGAGAAACTGGTTTTCTCTATGATCCTTAGTAATGAAAAGGGAGAAGATATAGGATCGGCCGCTGCTGGAAAGCCCGAAGACTGGCCACAGGAAATACTCACCACAGTGATGCTCGTTGCGGTTGGAGCACAAACCAAATTATCTATTCATCAGACTGTTCCTGAAGCATCAGCAAAAGAGAGCGGCGCTTACCAAAGCTGGATCAAAATGCTGAATAAACTGGAAACGCTTATGGAAAATGCTTAG